Part of the Sporomusaceae bacterium FL31 genome, TTTTTTTGTATCTCTGATCTTGTCTTCGATCTGGCTGCATGCTAATTTTACATCAACACCACTTTCTTCTCCTACCAAAGAACATGTTTGATATTGATCCATCAGCTCTTTTATAGGAAGTTCGAAACTTAAATATTCCATTCTTGAAGTAAATTAAATCTTTCAAATGTATGAAAAATTATGAAAACCTATTTAAAATTATTTACAGCATTGCTTATTCTGGCGATACTTTCTTCTTTTCCAATGAGTTCCAAAATATCCGGAACGTCTGGTCCTTTCAATTCTCCTACCAAAGCTAAACGAAGAGGCATCATTACTTTCCCCATTCCCAAACCTTTGTTTTCTGCAAAGTCGTGTAAGTTCTGTTTGATGTTTTCTGAAACGAAATCATTGATTGAATTTAAATTTTCAGCAAATTCAGTCAAAAGATTTGAAGTTTCGTCAT contains:
- the gltX_2 gene encoding glutamate--tRNA ligase, whose translation is MKERATFPKDIYENGKFFFEAPTSYDEKASKKAWNDETSNLLTEFAENLNSINDFVSENIKQNLHDFAENKGLGMGKVMMPLRLALVGELKGPDVPDILELIGKEESIARISNAVNNFK